TACGTCTTTGCGGTGCTGACTTGCATGTACCTCAACGATGCAATCCATCCGGGCGGGCACTAAGGATAACGACATCGACGTCAAAGGGCGTCAGTCATTCGCCGCAACAACCATTTCAAAGGAGTTCAACATGGAAGCGGAAGCAGCAAAGTACATCGGTGCAGGCCTGGCTTGCTTTGGTATGGCCGGTACGGCTCTCGGCCTCGGCAATATTTTCGGCAGCTACCTCTCCGGCGCACTGCGCAATCCGTCTGCCGCTGACAGCCAGTTCGGCCGTCTGGTATTCGGCTTCGCCGTTACGGAAGCTCTGGGCATCTTCTCGCTGCTCGTCGCTCTCCTCCTCCTCTTCGCCGTCTGATATCGGCGAATAGATGGATCACGGCCTGCGACCGCAAGCCGTGATCCTTTGCATTTGCAGTCCACCTGGAGGTGAGCATGTTTTTTGTGACCCCGGCTTACGCTGAGGAAGCACCGGCGGCAGCGACGGGTACGGATGCGCATGCCGCTCCGGCCGCAGGCGAGGTCCATACCGAGACTGGTGTTGCCGAAGGCGAACACGCCCGCGGCCCTTTCCCGCCTTTCGATTCGACGACCTTCGCGTCCCAGCTGCTCTGGCTGGTGATCACGTTCGGCGTCTTCTATTTGCTCATGCAAAAGGTCATCGCGCCGCGCATCGGGGCGATCCTCGATCAGCGTCACACGCGCATTTCCCAGGATCTGGAAGAGGCAGGCCGCCTGAAGGGCGAAGCCGACGCCGCCGTCCAGACCTATGAAGGTGAACTGGCCGCTGCCCGCGCCAAATCCAACGCGATCGGCTCCGCCGCACGCGACGCCGCCAAGGCCAAGGCCGAAGAGGAACGCCGCGCTGTCGAGGCCAGCCTTTCGGAAAAGATCAAGGCTGCCGAGCTGCGTATCGGCGAGATCAAGGCCAAGGCCTTCGCCGACGTCGGCACCATTGCCGAGGAAACGGCGGCTGCCGTGGTCGATCAGCTGATCGGCGGCACCGTCGCCAAGGCCGATGTCGCCGCCGCCGTCGCGGCTGCCAAGAAGGAGGCTTGATCGATGGAATTTGCCTTTGACGCGACTTTCTTCGCCTTTGTCGGCCTCGTCCTCTTCCTGGCGCTGGTCGTTTACCTGAAGGTTCCAGGCATGATGGCACGGTCGCTCGACGACCGCGCCGACCAGATCCGGAACGAGTTGGCCGAAGCCAAGCGCCTGCGCGAGGAGGCCCAGCACCTGCTCGCCGAATACCAGCGCAAGCGCAAGGAAGCGGAAGCCGAAGCGGCCCACATCGTTGCCGCCGCCGAACGCGAAGCCGAGATGCTGACCGCCGAAGCGAAGAAGAAGACGGAAGAATTCGTCACCAACCGCACGGCGCTGTCCGAGCAGAAGATCAAGCAGGCCGAGGTCGAGGCGATGAAGGCGGTGCGTTCCGCTGCCGTCGATCTCGCGATCGCCGCTGCCGAAACCGTGCTCGCCAAGCGGGCCGACGCCAAGATCCAGTCCGACCTCTTCGGCAATGCCGTCGGCCAGGTCAAGACGCGGCTGAACTGAGCGTTTCGAAAAGATTGAGCGAAGGCCGGGCATGTCCCGGCCTTTTCTTTTGGCAGTCTTTTTTGCCCGGCTTTTCTGTTGAATGACTTATTCGGAAAGCAGCTCGTCGGTCTCGGGACCATCGTCAGTCTTGCGCAACGGTCTGAAGCTCATCCGGTGCAGCGAACAGGGGCCGTGCCTCTCGATACCGGCCCGGTGCTGCGCCGTGCCGTAGCCCACATGCGCCGCAAAGCCATAATCTGGAAAGACCTTATGCGCTCGCGCCATCATCCGGTCGCGCGTCACCTTGGCGACGATCGAGGCGGCGGCGATTGAGACCGAGCGGGCATCGCCCTTGACCACAGCCTGTCCGGGGCAGTCGAGGCCGGGCGGTATGTCGAGCCCGTCGGTCAGCACGTAGCTTGCCGGAATGGCGAGGCTGCAGATGGCCCGGCGCATGGCGTCGAGGCTTGCCTTGCGGATATCCGTCTCGTCGATGCGCGTCGAGCTGGAGGAGGCGATGGAGACGGTCGCAGTCGCCAGGATCTGCACGAACAGCTCCTCGCGCCGTTGCGCCGAAAGCTGCTTGGAATCGTTGAGACCTTCAGGGATGCGCTTCGGATCGAGAATGACGGCGGCTGCCACGACGGGTCCCGCCAGCGGTCCGCGGCCGGCCTCGTCGGCACCAGCGACCGGCCAGTGGCCGGCCTTGCGGGCTTTGAGTTCCAGTCGGAAATCCGGCACGAGCGGAACCGTGTCGAAAAGCAGGGGAGAATCGGGTGGCGTGCGAGGTTTCATGCGGCTGAACCTCGCACGCCAACCCGATTTCCCGCAAGTCCCCGGATCAGGGCGGCGGCCGGGGACCGGTCCGGCGGATGGTGGCGGTCAGGGCCATCCGCGGGAATTGCGCTCGGGGCTCGAAAACAGGGCGGTTTTGTCGAGACGCCGATGCGCAAGCTAGAAGCAATTCCAGGAAAAGTGTGAAGCGGTTTTCCGTCCGGAATTGCGTAAAAGGTTAGAAGCAATTCCAGGAAAAGTGCGGCGCGGTTTTCCCCAGGCAAAGCGCGAAGCGATTTTGCCCGAATTGCGTAAAAACTAAAAAGTTAGAGCAGCGATAGCTGCACGCCGCTGCCATCGGGCGGTACGAACAGATCGTCGCGCAACGGCACGCTGCGGCGCGTCAGCTCGAAACGTCGGGCTGCCATTTCAAAGCGTCGGGCGATCTGCCAGGCATAGGGACCGGCTCCTTTCATGCGCTTGCCGAATTCGGCGTCATAATCCTTGCCGCCGCGCATTGAGCGTACCAGCGACATCACATGCCGGTAGCGATCGGGGTAATGCTGCAGCAGCCAGTCGCGAAACAGCGGGCTGACCTCGAGCGGCAGCCTGAGGATGACATAGCTCGCCTCGGCGGCGCCGGCAGCCTTTGCCGATTCGAGGATGCGCTCCAGTTCGTGGTCGTTCAGCGCCGGGATGAGCGGGGCGGCCATGACTGCCGTCTGGATGCCTGCTTCGGAAAGGGTGCG
The Rhizobium leguminosarum DNA segment above includes these coding regions:
- a CDS encoding F0F1 ATP synthase subunit C; amino-acid sequence: MEAEAAKYIGAGLACFGMAGTALGLGNIFGSYLSGALRNPSAADSQFGRLVFGFAVTEALGIFSLLVALLLLFAV
- a CDS encoding F0F1 ATP synthase subunit B, with product MFFVTPAYAEEAPAAATGTDAHAAPAAGEVHTETGVAEGEHARGPFPPFDSTTFASQLLWLVITFGVFYLLMQKVIAPRIGAILDQRHTRISQDLEEAGRLKGEADAAVQTYEGELAAARAKSNAIGSAARDAAKAKAEEERRAVEASLSEKIKAAELRIGEIKAKAFADVGTIAEETAAAVVDQLIGGTVAKADVAAAVAAAKKEA
- a CDS encoding F0F1 ATP synthase subunit B, whose amino-acid sequence is MEFAFDATFFAFVGLVLFLALVVYLKVPGMMARSLDDRADQIRNELAEAKRLREEAQHLLAEYQRKRKEAEAEAAHIVAAAEREAEMLTAEAKKKTEEFVTNRTALSEQKIKQAEVEAMKAVRSAAVDLAIAAAETVLAKRADAKIQSDLFGNAVGQVKTRLN
- a CDS encoding ribonuclease HII, producing the protein MKPRTPPDSPLLFDTVPLVPDFRLELKARKAGHWPVAGADEAGRGPLAGPVVAAAVILDPKRIPEGLNDSKQLSAQRREELFVQILATATVSIASSSSTRIDETDIRKASLDAMRRAICSLAIPASYVLTDGLDIPPGLDCPGQAVVKGDARSVSIAAASIVAKVTRDRMMARAHKVFPDYGFAAHVGYGTAQHRAGIERHGPCSLHRMSFRPLRKTDDGPETDELLSE